In Bacteroidota bacterium, a single genomic region encodes these proteins:
- the typA gene encoding translational GTPase TypA: protein MQNIRNIAIIAHVDHGKTTLVDRILHQVKLFRDNQEVRELILDSNELERERGITILSKNVSVRYKGVKINIIDTPGHSDFGGEVERVLNMADGVLLLVDAFEGPMPQTRFVLQKALELNLKPILVINKVDKPNCKPDEIEEDVYELMFSLDATEDQLEFPTVFGSAKNGWMSGDWKEETTDISYLLDKIIEYFKPPVVNTGSLQMQISSLDYSSYVGRIAVGRVSRGVIKAGMQISVVKNNGNVEKSFVKKLYLFEGLGKEKTKDEVKAGELCAVLGPQNFDIGDTIADFENPEALTPIKIDEPTMSMLFTINNSPFFGQEGVYVTSRHIRERLVKETEKNLALKVEETNSAEKFLVYGRGVLHLSILIETMVREGYEFQIGQPQVLTKEIDGKINEPIELLSINVINEFSGKVIEIVSKRKGDLQNMESKNDRTYLEFDIPARGLIGLSNQILTATKGEAIVNHRFNKYDPWKGEIANRRHGSLIAMETGTAIAYSIDKLKDRGKFFIEPNDKVYEGQIIGENTRGGDIVINVTKTKKMSNVRAAGSDDKVALAPPIKFSLEEAMEYIKNDEYIEVTPKSMRLRKIYLHEHERKRKSK from the coding sequence AAAAACTACCCTTGTTGATAGAATCTTACATCAGGTAAAATTATTTCGTGACAACCAAGAAGTTCGGGAACTTATACTTGATTCAAACGAGCTAGAAAGAGAGCGTGGAATTACAATTTTATCAAAAAATGTATCGGTAAGGTACAAAGGAGTAAAAATAAATATTATTGATACTCCCGGTCACTCGGATTTTGGCGGTGAGGTAGAGCGAGTTCTTAACATGGCTGATGGTGTATTGCTACTTGTTGATGCTTTTGAAGGTCCTATGCCTCAAACACGATTTGTGTTACAGAAAGCATTAGAATTAAACTTAAAACCTATTCTTGTTATAAACAAAGTAGATAAACCAAATTGCAAACCCGATGAAATAGAAGAAGATGTGTATGAACTAATGTTTAGCCTTGATGCAACTGAAGATCAATTAGAATTTCCTACTGTGTTTGGCTCAGCTAAAAACGGCTGGATGTCGGGCGACTGGAAAGAAGAAACAACTGATATTAGTTATTTGCTTGATAAAATTATTGAATATTTTAAACCTCCTGTTGTTAACACAGGTAGTTTGCAAATGCAAATAAGTTCATTGGATTATTCCTCTTATGTTGGACGAATTGCTGTAGGGCGTGTTTCAAGGGGTGTTATAAAAGCAGGAATGCAAATTTCAGTTGTTAAAAATAATGGGAATGTTGAAAAATCATTTGTTAAGAAATTATATCTTTTTGAAGGATTAGGAAAAGAAAAAACAAAAGATGAAGTAAAAGCCGGTGAATTATGTGCTGTTCTTGGTCCTCAGAATTTTGATATAGGTGATACAATTGCTGATTTTGAAAATCCTGAAGCATTAACACCAATAAAAATTGATGAGCCGACAATGAGTATGCTATTTACAATTAACAATTCACCTTTTTTCGGACAAGAAGGTGTGTATGTAACATCAAGGCATATTCGTGAAAGATTAGTAAAGGAAACTGAAAAAAATCTTGCTTTAAAAGTAGAAGAAACTAATTCTGCTGAAAAATTTCTTGTGTATGGCAGGGGAGTTTTACATCTTTCAATATTGATTGAAACAATGGTTCGTGAAGGATATGAATTTCAGATTGGGCAACCACAAGTTCTTACAAAAGAAATAGATGGGAAAATAAATGAACCCATTGAACTGCTATCTATTAATGTTATTAATGAGTTTTCGGGAAAAGTAATTGAGATAGTATCAAAACGCAAAGGTGATCTTCAAAATATGGAAAGTAAAAATGATAGGACTTATCTGGAATTTGATATTCCTGCAAGGGGATTAATAGGATTGTCAAATCAAATTTTAACTGCTACAAAAGGTGAGGCTATAGTTAATCACCGATTTAATAAATATGATCCTTGGAAAGGAGAAATTGCAAACAGAAGACATGGATCATTGATAGCAATGGAAACAGGTACTGCAATAGCTTATTCTATTGATAAATTAAAAGATAGAGGTAAATTTTTTATTGAACCAAATGATAAAGTGTATGAAGGACAGATAATTGGAGAGAATACTAGGGGCGGTGATATTGTAATAAATGTTACAAAAACCAAAAAAATGAGTAATGTTAGAGCTGCCGGTTCGGACGATAAAGTTGCTCTTGCACCTCCAATAAAATTTTCACTTGAAGAAGCAATGGAATACATAAAAAATGACGAGTACATTGAAGTTACTCCTAAGTCAATGAGATTACGTAAGATATATCTTCATGAACATGAAAGGAAGCGGAAAAGTAAGTAA